A genomic region of uncultured Paludibaculum sp. contains the following coding sequences:
- a CDS encoding alpha/beta hydrolase-fold protein: MRNRLRLGILAVLMGALAVAQTPSSPPRPRRPTPPTRDPHSPGYVAATELLDGRVPSPAEDGNFIIGPTHNPAPEMTVQEGVPQGTVTEFTMESKDSKIYPGIAREPGTFGKADPDDPAKMIVTTSHPAPYSRRVTVYVPKQYVPGTEAPFIVGADGPDKMLFTALDNLIAQKRVPVMIAISIANGSGDAQGSQRGLEYDTMSGLYAEFVETEVLPLVEQKFNVKLTKDPDGRATMGGSSGGSCALIMAWYHPEWYHRVLTYSGTYVNQQWPSNPETPHGAWEFHERLIPNSPVKPIRLWMEVGDRDNLNANVMRDNMHDWVVANENMAKVLAAKGYHYQFVFARNAGHTDRTVKQQTLPEALEYVWAGYGKK, from the coding sequence ATGAGGAACCGGCTCAGACTGGGAATTCTGGCCGTTTTGATGGGTGCTCTCGCTGTGGCACAGACGCCGTCGTCGCCGCCACGGCCACGCCGTCCAACGCCGCCGACACGCGATCCGCATTCACCGGGCTACGTGGCGGCCACCGAACTGCTCGATGGCCGCGTGCCGTCGCCGGCGGAAGATGGGAACTTCATCATAGGACCCACGCACAACCCGGCTCCGGAGATGACCGTACAGGAGGGCGTGCCGCAGGGCACGGTCACCGAGTTCACCATGGAGTCGAAGGACAGCAAGATCTATCCGGGCATTGCGCGCGAGCCCGGTACCTTCGGCAAGGCCGATCCGGACGATCCGGCCAAGATGATTGTGACCACCAGCCACCCGGCGCCCTATTCGCGGCGTGTGACGGTCTATGTGCCCAAGCAGTACGTCCCGGGCACTGAGGCTCCGTTCATCGTAGGCGCCGACGGTCCGGACAAGATGCTATTCACCGCGCTGGACAACCTCATCGCTCAGAAGCGGGTGCCGGTGATGATCGCCATTTCGATCGCGAACGGCAGCGGCGATGCGCAGGGCAGCCAGCGCGGGTTGGAGTACGACACGATGTCGGGCCTATACGCGGAGTTCGTCGAGACCGAAGTGCTGCCGCTGGTGGAGCAGAAGTTCAACGTCAAGCTGACCAAGGATCCGGACGGGCGCGCGACGATGGGCGGCAGTTCCGGCGGATCGTGCGCGTTGATCATGGCGTGGTATCACCCGGAGTGGTATCACCGCGTGCTGACCTACTCGGGCACCTATGTGAATCAGCAGTGGCCGTCGAATCCGGAAACGCCGCATGGTGCGTGGGAGTTCCACGAGCGTCTGATCCCGAACAGCCCGGTGAAGCCCATCCGGCTATGGATGGAGGTCGGAGACCGGGACAACCTGAACGCCAATGTGATGCGCGACAACATGCACGACTGGGTGGTGGCCAACGAGAACATGGCCAAGGTGCTGGCGGCCAAGGGCTATCACTATCAGTTTGTGTTCGCGAGAAATGCCGGGCACACGGACAGGACGGTGAAGCAGCAGACCCTGCCGGAGGCGCTGGAGTATGTATGGGCGGGGTACGGAAAAAAGTAG
- a CDS encoding GRP family sugar transporter yields the protein MAQKQETAVLHSARTLHWLGVSCGFGAGAWLGAAEAPTKLVTAGFSPFIISLGMVAGVFVARWTVPMLLKGTGYIWMDLKEKKHLMVWAILAGMLWAVANTLTVFAIRNVGLSIAFPLWNTNSLVGLFWGWLLFNELKNSGARQWLKVLGGAAGIVVGACVLALSTSHQSGTGPQGAATLGIAAALGAGLLWGTMYIPYRKAYISGMNPLSFVTVFTFGELGTVFALALIFGGGYDQVAADLTKAKPVMFWLFLGGFCWVLGDLFQQYAAKYIGIGRGIPLSNTNQLWGLAWGALVFGELSGQSTTAQVLVVVGSLIMIAGAAAISFAEAPESEHTSWDSAMERECTRYGMDRGRVERSMRGEDVLALQKPKRHWWEALVGVAALGMFVYLGLNAERAPIEANPVWMAILSLATLVFLVVCGLLLWRRTKFS from the coding sequence ATGGCCCAAAAACAGGAGACGGCGGTTCTGCATTCGGCGCGTACTTTGCACTGGCTGGGCGTTTCGTGCGGCTTTGGCGCGGGCGCCTGGTTGGGCGCGGCCGAAGCGCCCACCAAGTTGGTCACCGCGGGCTTTTCGCCTTTCATTATCTCGCTGGGCATGGTGGCCGGCGTCTTTGTGGCGCGCTGGACGGTGCCGATGCTGCTGAAGGGCACCGGCTACATCTGGATGGATCTCAAAGAGAAGAAGCATCTGATGGTGTGGGCGATTCTCGCCGGCATGTTGTGGGCGGTGGCCAACACTCTGACGGTCTTTGCCATTCGCAACGTCGGTCTCTCCATCGCGTTCCCTCTCTGGAACACCAACAGCCTGGTGGGCCTGTTCTGGGGCTGGCTGCTCTTCAATGAGTTGAAGAACTCGGGAGCCAGGCAGTGGCTGAAGGTGCTGGGTGGCGCGGCCGGCATTGTGGTGGGTGCGTGCGTGCTGGCATTGTCGACCTCGCATCAGAGCGGTACGGGGCCGCAGGGCGCGGCGACGCTGGGCATTGCCGCGGCACTAGGCGCCGGTCTGCTATGGGGCACCATGTACATCCCCTACCGCAAGGCCTACATCAGTGGGATGAATCCGCTGTCGTTCGTGACCGTCTTTACCTTTGGAGAACTGGGCACGGTCTTCGCGCTGGCGCTGATCTTCGGCGGCGGCTATGACCAGGTGGCCGCGGATCTCACCAAGGCGAAACCGGTGATGTTCTGGTTGTTCCTGGGCGGCTTCTGCTGGGTGCTGGGCGATCTGTTCCAGCAGTATGCGGCCAAGTACATTGGCATTGGGCGCGGCATTCCGCTGTCGAACACAAATCAGCTCTGGGGGCTGGCATGGGGCGCGCTGGTGTTTGGCGAACTCTCCGGCCAGTCCACCACGGCGCAGGTGTTAGTGGTTGTGGGCTCGCTGATCATGATTGCGGGCGCGGCGGCGATCAGCTTTGCCGAGGCGCCGGAGTCGGAGCACACGTCGTGGGACAGTGCGATGGAGCGTGAGTGCACGCGCTACGGCATGGATCGCGGGCGTGTGGAGCGGTCGATGCGTGGCGAGGATGTCCTGGCTCTGCAGAAGCCGAAGCGCCACTGGTGGGAGGCGCTGGTGGGTGTGGCGGCCCTGGGCATGTTTGTCTATCTGGGCCTGAACGCCGAACGTGCGCCGATCGAAGCCAATCCAGTATGGATGGCGATTCTGAGTCTGGCCACGCTGGTGTTTCTGGTGGTCTGCGGCCTGCTGTTGTGGCGGCGGACGAAGTTCTCCTGA
- a CDS encoding NUDIX hydrolase → MTDEPQWLTWARQLQAIAQTGLTFTKDVFDQERYQAVRRIAAEMAAAGAGIADSQRILDLFSHDSGYATPKVDVRSAVFRDDHILLVKEHEDGCWTLPGGWADVGDAPSLAAVREVKEESGYDVVATKLAAIFDRNLHGHPPFPFHAYKLYFLCELVGGEAAVSHETDAVDFFPEDQIPPLSLTRVTPAIIAHLFEHHRHPEWPTSFD, encoded by the coding sequence ATGACGGACGAACCGCAGTGGTTAACATGGGCCCGGCAGCTTCAGGCCATCGCCCAGACCGGGCTTACGTTCACAAAGGATGTCTTCGATCAGGAACGCTACCAGGCAGTTCGCCGCATCGCGGCGGAAATGGCGGCGGCCGGCGCCGGCATTGCTGACTCGCAGCGGATTCTCGACCTCTTCAGTCATGACTCCGGCTATGCGACGCCCAAGGTCGATGTGCGTTCCGCTGTCTTCCGTGACGATCACATCCTGCTGGTGAAGGAACACGAAGACGGCTGCTGGACTCTGCCTGGCGGTTGGGCCGACGTTGGCGATGCGCCGAGCCTGGCGGCGGTCCGCGAGGTCAAGGAGGAGTCCGGCTATGACGTGGTGGCCACGAAGCTCGCGGCCATATTCGATCGGAACCTCCACGGGCATCCTCCGTTCCCGTTCCACGCCTACAAGCTCTACTTCCTTTGCGAACTGGTTGGCGGCGAGGCCGCGGTGAGCCATGAGACCGATGCGGTGGACTTCTTCCCCGAGGATCAGATTCCTCCGCTCTCCCTCACGCGAGTCACGCCCGCTATCATCGCGCACCTGTTCGAGCATCATCGGCACCCAGAGTGGCCGACCTCGTTTGATTAG
- a CDS encoding radical SAM/SPASM domain-containing protein, translated as MLRDCLAGPGATPFPRRVGLFLTNRCDFACPMCAVQDARDEGLARGGDMPVEIVEKVLRECSPHQPIVDLIGGEPLLYPPLQEALRSATRHKVLAVVTTNGLKLERHAEVIVRAELPILQVSLDGWDDASQAERGRVAGSFQRLCDGVRAVKAARGNRPFPIIRILTAITRINHANIDRIQNVVADLGVRYWGISNYFFLNRNAHARHQEFALLNGLTGSVVAHPIPDDVYLAPEQVQALKSSLQRTRAGNRRSRLSIAYAWGIDLDQYYSNRQAARSSLCELPYTRLDIQTDGHMAACVSGKRVGDVRRESISEVWSGRIMGSYRKLYERTRPMPMCFRCCGLSQSITFDPPGRTVRAHDTASAVAASTVSEHR; from the coding sequence ATGCTCAGGGATTGTCTGGCCGGCCCGGGCGCCACGCCATTTCCGCGGCGCGTTGGCCTCTTTCTCACAAATCGCTGCGATTTTGCCTGCCCCATGTGCGCCGTTCAGGACGCACGGGACGAGGGGCTGGCTCGCGGCGGCGACATGCCCGTCGAAATTGTGGAGAAAGTACTGCGGGAATGCTCGCCGCATCAGCCGATTGTGGACCTCATCGGCGGCGAGCCCCTGCTCTATCCGCCGCTTCAGGAAGCTCTTCGGAGTGCCACGCGGCACAAGGTTCTTGCCGTTGTCACCACGAATGGATTGAAACTCGAGCGGCATGCAGAGGTGATCGTACGTGCGGAATTGCCGATTCTGCAGGTTTCGCTCGATGGTTGGGATGACGCATCACAAGCGGAACGAGGCCGGGTGGCCGGTTCCTTCCAACGGCTCTGCGACGGGGTGCGGGCGGTCAAGGCGGCTCGGGGCAACCGTCCTTTCCCCATCATCCGCATACTTACGGCAATAACCCGTATCAATCATGCAAACATCGATCGCATTCAGAACGTGGTTGCGGATCTGGGCGTCCGCTATTGGGGGATCTCCAACTACTTCTTCCTCAATCGAAACGCTCACGCTCGGCATCAGGAATTCGCCCTGTTGAATGGCCTGACGGGATCCGTGGTCGCTCATCCTATTCCAGACGACGTCTATCTGGCGCCGGAGCAGGTCCAGGCTCTCAAATCATCCCTGCAGCGGACAAGGGCAGGGAACCGGCGCTCGCGACTCAGCATTGCCTACGCGTGGGGCATTGACCTTGACCAGTACTATTCCAACCGTCAGGCCGCCCGGTCCAGCTTATGTGAGTTGCCTTACACTCGGCTGGATATCCAGACCGACGGTCACATGGCGGCGTGTGTGAGTGGGAAGCGAGTGGGCGATGTCCGGCGTGAATCGATCTCTGAGGTGTGGAGTGGACGCATCATGGGCAGCTACCGGAAACTGTATGAACGCACTCGGCCCATGCCGATGTGCTTCCGGTGTTGTGGCCTTTCCCAATCCATCACCTTCGATCCGCCAGGACGGACCGTGCGCGCGCACGATACAGCTTCGGCCGTGGCCGCAAGTACGGTCAGCGAGCATCGATAA
- a CDS encoding carbon-nitrogen hydrolase family protein: MKSQVKVAAIAVESHPARTESNLQEIRRWAHRAAEQGADLILCPELSVTGFVPNHPVGDHAQWLREVLQGAWAMSEPLDGPAVRELQGISSEFGVFLAAGLLENAGNVLYNTHVLVGEGRLYARWRKMHIPMFEMPVYNGGGVPEVVDTPLGRIGANICFDALLPESTRLLGVQGCEIALFPFAADPAPGTAQAWSAWARPVLQARCAENGLYGIACNYRGQVAYAGAAQTFPGGTMVVGPSGAVLAESAEPLLFTELAAQSLLDARAAFEYTFRFRRPELYGSLAR; this comes from the coding sequence ATGAAATCCCAAGTCAAAGTCGCGGCGATTGCCGTCGAGAGCCATCCGGCCCGCACCGAATCGAACCTGCAGGAAATCCGCCGCTGGGCCCACCGCGCCGCTGAGCAAGGCGCCGACCTGATCCTGTGCCCCGAGCTCAGCGTTACCGGCTTCGTTCCCAATCATCCAGTCGGCGATCACGCCCAATGGCTCCGCGAGGTTCTCCAGGGTGCCTGGGCCATGTCGGAACCCCTCGATGGCCCGGCGGTCCGCGAGCTGCAAGGCATCTCTTCCGAATTCGGAGTCTTCCTCGCCGCGGGCCTGCTCGAGAACGCAGGCAACGTGCTCTACAACACCCACGTGCTTGTGGGCGAAGGCCGCCTCTACGCCCGTTGGCGCAAGATGCACATTCCAATGTTCGAGATGCCGGTCTACAACGGCGGCGGCGTCCCCGAGGTCGTCGATACGCCGCTGGGCCGCATCGGCGCGAACATCTGCTTTGATGCCCTCCTGCCCGAGTCCACGCGCCTGCTCGGAGTCCAGGGCTGCGAAATCGCGCTCTTCCCTTTCGCTGCCGATCCGGCGCCGGGCACTGCGCAAGCCTGGTCTGCCTGGGCTCGGCCTGTCCTTCAGGCGCGGTGCGCCGAAAACGGCTTGTACGGTATTGCCTGCAACTATCGTGGACAGGTGGCCTATGCGGGCGCCGCGCAAACCTTCCCCGGCGGAACCATGGTTGTTGGCCCCAGCGGTGCTGTCCTGGCCGAGTCAGCGGAGCCGCTGCTGTTCACTGAACTCGCCGCGCAAAGTCTGCTCGACGCCCGGGCCGCTTTTGAGTACACGTTCCGCTTCCGGCGTCCGGAGTTGTACGGATCGCTGGCGCGGTGA
- a CDS encoding glycosyltransferase family 39 protein has protein sequence MSAKPQKKVKNQESAKKPVGPPSGQRLLAWMERHASPAFWVLLLVASARIIATYGVFNHTIDEPAHVACGMEWLDKGRYVYEPQHPPLARIAAAIGPYLAGRRYVGRPTIYQEGAAILYRDNHYDRNLALARLGILPFFWLACAVVYLWGKRILGRAGAVIATFLFTFLPAMLAHGGLATTDMALTATLGAAFLITMIWMEEPTWKHAAILGVCLGGAVLSKLSALAFFPIGCAAALVWHLWAARPGLAEVREAVVRRLPGLGLVALTAALLIWAGYRFSYGHSSMLGMSAPAPEFFQGLGTVSSHNRAGHTAYLLGQRSMAGWWYYYPVVLAVKTPMALLLLLAIGVWLLFRERASAAHGAALALATALGILAFSLFTHINIGVRHILPVYFGFVLVAAYAGVRLLESRRAVQWPSIAAGLFLWMGLTSIFSHPDYLPYFNLMAGNEPEKILVDSDLDWGQDMKRLSARLHELGAREVTFNPFIMAYLEAAHGFPPLRETDPVTPSPGWNAVSLTVLRAARLGLYDQYPDVPLWPDLRQPTERVGASTLLYYVPPNSLPRPVQ, from the coding sequence ATGTCCGCCAAACCACAAAAAAAGGTAAAGAATCAGGAGTCAGCGAAAAAGCCGGTAGGGCCGCCGTCAGGTCAGCGCCTGCTAGCGTGGATGGAGCGCCATGCCAGCCCCGCCTTCTGGGTGCTTCTGCTGGTCGCATCGGCGCGGATCATTGCCACATACGGCGTCTTCAACCACACCATCGACGAGCCGGCGCACGTCGCGTGCGGCATGGAGTGGCTTGACAAGGGCCGCTATGTCTATGAGCCTCAACATCCCCCGCTGGCTCGTATTGCGGCTGCGATCGGACCCTACCTGGCGGGCCGGCGGTATGTGGGCCGCCCCACCATCTATCAGGAGGGTGCGGCGATCCTCTATCGGGACAACCATTACGACCGGAACCTGGCGCTGGCGCGGTTGGGGATTCTGCCATTCTTCTGGTTGGCCTGCGCCGTGGTCTACCTGTGGGGGAAGCGCATTCTGGGACGGGCAGGCGCGGTGATCGCCACGTTTCTCTTCACTTTTCTGCCCGCGATGCTGGCGCATGGCGGGCTGGCCACTACAGACATGGCGTTGACCGCTACACTGGGTGCCGCCTTCCTGATCACCATGATCTGGATGGAAGAGCCCACATGGAAGCATGCCGCAATCCTGGGTGTCTGCCTGGGCGGGGCCGTCCTATCCAAGTTGTCCGCCCTGGCCTTCTTTCCAATTGGCTGTGCGGCGGCTCTGGTTTGGCATCTGTGGGCCGCGCGTCCCGGCCTGGCGGAGGTCCGGGAGGCTGTCGTCAGACGGCTGCCGGGCCTGGGCTTAGTAGCGCTCACCGCGGCTCTCCTAATCTGGGCCGGATATAGGTTCTCGTACGGCCACTCCTCCATGCTCGGTATGAGCGCGCCGGCACCCGAGTTCTTTCAAGGGCTCGGCACCGTCAGCAGTCACAACCGCGCAGGTCATACCGCCTACCTGCTGGGCCAACGCAGCATGGCTGGATGGTGGTACTACTACCCCGTGGTGCTGGCGGTGAAGACGCCGATGGCGTTGCTGCTCCTGCTCGCGATCGGTGTCTGGCTGCTATTTCGGGAAAGGGCGAGCGCGGCCCACGGCGCCGCGCTCGCCTTGGCGACCGCCCTGGGCATCCTCGCGTTCTCACTTTTCACACACATCAATATCGGGGTTCGCCACATTCTGCCGGTGTATTTCGGGTTTGTTCTGGTCGCCGCCTATGCCGGCGTGCGCTTGCTGGAATCGCGGCGCGCTGTGCAGTGGCCGAGCATTGCCGCTGGGCTCTTCCTTTGGATGGGCCTGACTTCCATATTCAGCCATCCCGACTATCTGCCGTACTTCAATTTGATGGCCGGCAACGAGCCAGAGAAGATCCTGGTGGATTCAGACCTGGATTGGGGCCAGGACATGAAGCGCTTGAGCGCCCGGCTGCACGAGCTTGGGGCCCGTGAGGTGACCTTCAACCCATTCATCATGGCCTATCTGGAAGCCGCGCATGGATTCCCGCCGCTACGAGAGACAGACCCGGTTACGCCCTCTCCGGGCTGGAATGCCGTAAGCCTCACAGTGCTGCGAGCGGCGCGGCTGGGTCTGTACGATCAGTACCCCGACGTCCCGTTGTGGCCGGATTTGCGGCAGCCGACGGAAAGGGTCGGGGCTTCAACACTGCTCTATTACGTGCCACCAAACTCCCTGCCGCGGCCTGTGCAGTAG
- a CDS encoding YfhO family protein — protein sequence MRPSKASNKRRAIDSKVAQSGVSWMEAWWAAPVLYFALVLMFYAVPLFSSSASIQWDAVDVHYSAQKYFADNLLTGKLPFWTPYTFSGMPFLADPQTGAWYPLNWPFFLAGITPRAIEWELALHALLACLGAFLLARELTTSRPAALLAGVLYGFSGFFAGHSSHIGIFQTASIFPWLLWLFHRAVLSDWRIFGPATILTGGMMVVTGHFQSALYAFTGLALFAGVMMSADEPAWRRRGPAVLAITGLGAMLASLVLILPGLELTANSIRARADFSRQTSATLTPGSLLTLVVPDFYGAVTGTYKGPGDITQFYFYQGLLAPSLALAGLVRGRIRWVALTLLIPALWYALGPVGGLYLVVGQLPGFRSVQSPVHIWFVVALGLTLLASAGAVSVAQRWNKQWLIPALLVIAFADLWYWNSSQNVLAYARSSFDNLYGRAADGFDRAFAPIRRTPRHRIWYEHDTNSFGPMNSALNTRTEVTYGYNPLELARYADYRSATAGNPRLLDGLAVTHRIDSTTGAIATFSPTLPRVSVPRSVTTVASAGEARRRLAQISPSEQALVEAPSVGLNQDAAALAEVTAYGDDSYRIRYTAASPTWLRLAVPYFPGWSATISGQPAQLAPMDLALTGVFVPAGTNEVVVTYRSTWFRLGGIVSALTTLLTMLVMGWGVSRARSRHSAPPVREHPKP from the coding sequence ATGCGTCCTTCAAAGGCTTCCAACAAGCGCCGCGCCATCGACTCCAAAGTCGCCCAGTCGGGCGTCTCATGGATGGAAGCATGGTGGGCAGCACCGGTGCTTTACTTCGCGCTGGTGCTGATGTTCTATGCCGTCCCCCTCTTTAGCTCCTCGGCCAGCATCCAGTGGGATGCCGTCGATGTCCATTACTCCGCTCAGAAGTACTTTGCCGACAACTTGCTCACCGGCAAGTTGCCTTTCTGGACTCCTTATACTTTTTCGGGCATGCCCTTCCTGGCTGACCCACAAACCGGCGCGTGGTACCCGCTGAATTGGCCGTTCTTCCTCGCCGGGATCACGCCGCGGGCCATCGAGTGGGAGCTAGCGCTGCACGCGTTGCTGGCATGCCTGGGCGCTTTCCTGCTGGCGCGCGAGTTGACCACCAGTCGTCCAGCAGCCCTTCTTGCCGGCGTGCTGTATGGATTCTCGGGATTCTTCGCCGGTCACAGCTCACACATTGGCATCTTTCAGACGGCGTCCATCTTCCCTTGGCTGCTCTGGTTGTTTCATCGTGCCGTTCTTTCCGATTGGCGGATCTTTGGCCCTGCGACCATATTGACCGGCGGCATGATGGTTGTGACGGGACACTTTCAGTCGGCGCTCTACGCCTTCACAGGCTTGGCCCTGTTCGCCGGAGTCATGATGTCCGCCGACGAACCGGCATGGCGCAGACGCGGCCCCGCCGTCTTGGCTATCACTGGCTTGGGTGCCATGTTGGCATCCTTAGTTCTTATCTTGCCCGGCCTCGAGTTGACAGCAAACTCCATTCGAGCCAGAGCCGATTTCAGCAGGCAGACCAGCGCAACGCTCACACCGGGGTCTCTGCTCACGCTTGTCGTCCCGGACTTCTACGGCGCGGTGACCGGCACTTACAAGGGACCCGGCGACATCACCCAGTTCTACTTCTATCAGGGGCTGCTGGCGCCATCATTGGCGCTCGCCGGCCTGGTGCGCGGCAGGATCCGGTGGGTTGCACTCACATTGCTGATTCCGGCCCTGTGGTATGCTCTCGGTCCGGTTGGCGGACTCTATCTGGTGGTTGGGCAACTGCCCGGATTCCGCTCGGTGCAGTCACCGGTCCATATCTGGTTTGTCGTCGCACTTGGCCTGACGCTGCTGGCCTCAGCGGGAGCAGTGAGCGTGGCCCAGCGGTGGAACAAACAGTGGCTGATCCCCGCCCTTCTTGTCATCGCGTTTGCCGACCTCTGGTACTGGAACAGTAGCCAGAACGTACTCGCCTATGCCAGGTCGTCCTTCGACAATCTGTATGGTCGCGCAGCCGACGGGTTCGATCGCGCTTTTGCGCCGATCAGAAGGACGCCCCGGCACCGCATCTGGTATGAGCACGACACAAATTCCTTCGGCCCAATGAATTCCGCGTTGAACACGCGAACAGAAGTCACCTATGGCTACAACCCCTTGGAATTGGCTCGGTATGCCGACTACCGCTCCGCCACTGCCGGGAATCCGCGTCTGCTCGACGGACTAGCAGTCACGCACAGGATCGACAGCACGACTGGCGCCATCGCAACGTTCTCTCCGACACTACCGCGCGTCTCCGTACCACGCTCAGTGACCACAGTCGCATCCGCCGGCGAAGCCCGCAGAAGATTGGCGCAGATCTCTCCCTCCGAGCAGGCGCTGGTGGAAGCTCCTTCCGTTGGTCTGAATCAGGACGCGGCCGCGCTGGCCGAAGTCACAGCCTATGGGGACGACAGCTACCGGATCCGTTACACGGCCGCCTCGCCCACGTGGCTCCGCCTTGCTGTTCCCTACTTCCCCGGTTGGTCAGCCACCATATCGGGGCAACCGGCGCAGTTGGCTCCCATGGACTTGGCACTGACTGGCGTTTTCGTTCCGGCAGGAACAAACGAGGTAGTGGTCACCTATCGGTCCACGTGGTTTCGCCTTGGGGGCATTGTGTCCGCCCTGACCACGCTGCTAACGATGTTGGTGATGGGTTGGGGTGTCTCCAGAGCCCGCAGTCGCCACTCCGCCCCACCGGTCCGCGAGCACCCTAAGCCCTAG
- a CDS encoding TetR/AcrR family transcriptional regulator, translating into MRQPERTKAAILAAAELILIKKGVRGMTLEEVAAAASVSKGGLLHHFSGKEELILGILQHQLNQFEQDVERRRQEDPSGPGAYTRAFLRANLEPDEHASKVCIAFLSESRTIPASLAVAQQHCDAWRKRLENDGIDPILAAIVRYAGDGLMFSALWGMPKATNYDAIVERLLQLTQTAEAQCLQAPSTN; encoded by the coding sequence ATGCGCCAACCCGAACGTACCAAGGCCGCTATACTTGCGGCCGCTGAACTGATTCTGATTAAGAAAGGCGTCCGGGGTATGACGCTCGAGGAAGTTGCCGCAGCCGCATCTGTCAGTAAAGGCGGTCTCCTGCACCACTTCTCTGGCAAGGAGGAACTGATTCTCGGCATCCTCCAGCACCAACTCAATCAGTTTGAACAGGATGTGGAGCGCCGCCGGCAGGAAGACCCGTCGGGACCAGGCGCGTATACGCGGGCATTTCTTCGCGCGAATCTCGAACCGGATGAGCATGCATCCAAGGTATGTATCGCATTTCTTTCGGAATCGCGGACGATTCCTGCTTCTCTCGCCGTGGCGCAGCAACATTGCGACGCTTGGCGAAAGCGACTTGAGAATGACGGCATCGACCCGATCCTGGCTGCCATCGTACGCTATGCCGGGGATGGCCTGATGTTTTCCGCTCTTTGGGGCATGCCAAAAGCTACAAATTATGACGCCATTGTGGAGAGGCTCCTCCAGCTAACCCAGACCGCCGAGGCCCAGTGCCTCCAGGCCCCGTCGACAAACTGA
- a CDS encoding efflux RND transporter periplasmic adaptor subunit — protein sequence MNRRILRLAAAAVTSLSLTLLLSGCGAEAAGGTPTMPPPAVDVTPVTQEDVQVNSEWVATIDGSVNAIIQPQVMGYLVRQLYQEGAFVRKGQVLFEIDPRPFQAQVDQAAAQLAQAESQVVQAQSQVEQSQSQIAQAAAQLRKAELDVQRDTPLAQARAIAQSQLDTEIQAQAAADAALRASKANATTSQAAVKTAQAAVQAAKASLSQAQLNLGFTQVHSLIDGIAGVAQTQIGNLVKTDTTLTTVSQVDPIRVYFPISEQEYLNVAVGRKPGDPAGLLSPNQVPALELVLSNGTTYAHKGKVTFTDRQVDSQTGTIRVAASFPNPGNVLRPGQFGRIHALTGTHKSALLVPQRAVTELQGKHQVAVVLAGNKVQIRQVTLGPTVGSRYVIESGLRAGESVIVEGLAKAMDGGTVVPQPAASPAGGSH from the coding sequence ATGAATCGAAGAATACTCCGCCTCGCGGCGGCCGCAGTAACCTCGCTGTCCCTCACTCTACTCTTGTCCGGCTGCGGCGCGGAAGCCGCGGGCGGCACCCCCACCATGCCGCCGCCTGCGGTCGACGTCACACCGGTCACGCAAGAAGACGTCCAGGTAAATAGCGAATGGGTGGCTACCATTGACGGCAGCGTCAACGCGATCATCCAACCCCAAGTGATGGGCTATCTCGTCCGTCAGCTTTATCAGGAAGGCGCATTTGTCCGCAAGGGCCAGGTCCTATTCGAAATCGACCCGCGGCCGTTCCAGGCACAGGTAGATCAAGCCGCCGCGCAGCTCGCGCAGGCCGAAAGCCAGGTGGTCCAAGCCCAGAGCCAAGTGGAGCAGTCACAGAGCCAGATCGCCCAAGCGGCGGCCCAGTTGAGGAAGGCCGAGCTCGATGTCCAGCGGGATACACCTCTCGCGCAGGCGAGGGCTATTGCTCAGAGCCAGCTTGATACCGAAATCCAGGCACAGGCCGCGGCCGACGCCGCGCTGCGTGCCAGCAAGGCGAACGCCACCACTAGCCAGGCGGCCGTCAAGACCGCGCAGGCCGCGGTGCAGGCAGCCAAGGCGTCTTTGTCCCAGGCTCAGCTCAATCTGGGCTTCACCCAGGTCCACTCGCTCATCGACGGCATCGCTGGCGTGGCGCAAACCCAGATCGGCAACCTGGTGAAGACCGACACCACGCTCACCACCGTGTCTCAAGTGGACCCCATCCGCGTCTACTTTCCCATCAGCGAGCAGGAGTACCTGAATGTCGCAGTGGGCCGCAAGCCGGGCGATCCAGCCGGCCTCCTCTCCCCGAATCAGGTACCGGCGCTGGAACTCGTGCTGTCCAACGGCACTACCTATGCGCATAAGGGCAAGGTCACGTTCACTGACCGCCAGGTGGATTCCCAGACCGGCACCATCCGCGTCGCCGCGTCGTTCCCGAACCCGGGCAACGTGCTGCGCCCCGGCCAGTTCGGCCGCATCCACGCCCTTACGGGTACCCACAAGAGCGCCTTGCTTGTGCCGCAGCGCGCCGTCACTGAGCTGCAGGGCAAGCACCAGGTCGCGGTCGTGCTGGCTGGCAACAAGGTCCAGATCCGCCAGGTCACGCTCGGCCCGACGGTCGGCTCCCGCTACGTCATCGAGAGCGGCCTGCGCGCCGGAGAAAGCGTGATTGTCGAAGGCCTGGCGAAGGCCATGGACGGCGGCACCGTCGTACCGCAGCCCGCCGCCAGCCCAGCCGGTGGGAGCCACTAA